Sequence from the Equus caballus isolate H_3958 breed thoroughbred chromosome 6, TB-T2T, whole genome shotgun sequence genome:
caatcagaaatgttggagatgaagaacacaatggaggagattaagaaaaatctggactctctgaaaaGTAGGGTGAATAatgtggaagacagaattagcaatctggaggataGGAACATAGAAATGCTgaagatagaggaggagagagaactaagactaaaaagaaatgaagaaactctccgagaaatatctgactcaattaggaaatgcaacataaggattataggcatctaagaggcagaagagaaggagaagggggcagaaagcctgttcaaagaaataatggctgagaatttcccaaacctagggagagagatggaactccatgtgacagaagctaatagatctccaaactttatcaatgtaaaaagaccaaccccaaggcatatagtagtgaagcttgcgaaagttaatgacaaagggaaaatactaagggcaaccaggcagaagaaaataacctacaaaggaacccccatcaggctgtcagcagatttctcagcatctaccttacaggctagaagagagtggaatgatatattcaaaactcagaaggacaaaaactttcagtcaagaatactctatccagtgaaaatatccttcaaatgtgATGGAgagataaaaactttcccagataaacaaaagttaagggagttcatcgccacaagacctcccctacaagaaatgctcagcaAGACTCTAatacccaaaaaaacaaaaaaaggaaagtggtTACAAAACCcacagcaaaggagataagtagaaagacaaaaccAGAAAGTTGCAGCCCTCCACCAGGACAGGTTAGCAAAGGCTAAggataacattaaagataaaaggaagggaaacaccaagaataaatataatcttgtcattttaaccacaaactcacaacacaagaaggaagaaaaaatatctgaCAATAAAAaactagaaggggaagaggaaagggatggaacagCTTAATCTAAgggaataagaggctatcagaaaatggagtatctcatctatgagatgttttatacaaaccacacagtaaccactaaacaaataacaagaataaagacaaaaattacaaatgagaagaaagccaatatagaaaactacctacctgaattggtagtccaaaaatcataggacaagaaacaaaggaaatgcaagataactggaaaacaagtgataaaatggcagcattagacccccacatttcaataatcactctaaaagtaaatggattgaactctccaatcaaaagacacacagtggcaagatggattaaagaacaagacccaacaatatgctgcctccaggaaacacacctcagccccaaagacaaacacagactcagagtgaagggatggaatatgatactctaagctaataatgaacataaggaagcaggtgtcaccatacttatatcagacaaagtagacttcaaagcaaaacagataaagagagacaaagaggggcagtttataatgataaaagggacactccaccaagaagacataacacttataaatatatatgcacccaacacaagaacaccaaagtatgtaaagcaactattaacaaaactaaaaggagatatcaacagcAATAttataatagtaggggacctcaacaccccactaacaccaatgtgTACACATAAAGTCAACacagaaattatagaattaaatgaaacactagaccagatgggcttaatagatatatatatatatagaacactccatccaaaaacagcaggttacacattcttctcaagtgcacatggaacattctcaaggatagaccatatcttgggaaacaaagcaagcctcaacaaattcaagagggtttaaataatatcaagcatcttttctgaacataatgctatgaaactagaaataaactacaagaacaAACCAGGAGAAGGGGCAAAAATGtgcagactaaacaacatgctactgaacaaacaatagatcattgaagaaattaaagaagaaatcaaatattatctggagacaaacgaaaatgaaaacacaccataccaactcatttgggacgcagtacaagtggtcctaagagggaaattcattgcaatacaggttcacctcaataaacaagaaaaatctcagataagcaatctcaaatgacaTCTAGTTGAAGTAGAAAATAAGAACAATCAAAGCCCAAATTGAGTAGAAGgaggggaataataaaaattagagcagaaataaatgacattgaaacataaaagaaagtagaaaggatcaatgaaacaaagagttggttctttgataaaatgaacaaaattgacaaaccctcagccaggctcactaagaaaaaaagagagaagactcaagtaaataaaattagaaatcagagaggagaaatcacaacagataccacagaaatacaaaagatcataggagaatactatgaaaaaccatatgccaacaaattggacaacctagaagaaatggataaattcttagactcatacaacctcccaaaactgaagcaggaagaaatagagaatctgaatagcccaatcacaagtaaagagattaaaacagtaatcaaaaacctccccaaaaataaaagtccagaaccagatggcttctctggagaattctaccaaacattcaaagaagatttaatacttatccttctcaaactatttcaaaaaaatgaggaagatggagcactccctaacacattctatgaagccaacatcaccctgatcccaaaagcagacaaggacaacacaaagaaggaaaactacaggccaatatcactgatgaacataggtgcaaaaatcctcaacaaaattctggcaaacccaatacagcaatacattaaaaagatcatacaccatgatcaagtgggatttataccagggacagagggatggttcaacatccacaagtcaatcaacgtgatacacgacattaacaaaatgagaaacaaaaaccacatgatcatctcaatagatgcagagaaagcatttgacaagatccaacagccatttatgataaaaactctcaataaaacgagtatagaaggaaagtgcttcaacttaataaaggccatatatgacaaacccacagtgaacatcatactcaatgggcaaaaactgaaagccatccctgggagaacaggaacaagacaagggtgtccactttcaccactcttattcaacacggtactggaggttttggccagagcaattaggtaggaaaaagaaataaaatgaatccaaataggcaatgaagaagtgaaactcttgatgtttgcagatgacatgatcttatatatagaaaaccccaaagaatccattggaaaactattagaaataatcaacaactacaacaaagttgcagggtataaaataacATACACAAATCGTAGCATTTttatactctaacaatgaactaacagataAAGAACTccagaacacaatcccattcacaattgcaacaaaaagaataaaatgccttagggtaaacttaaccaaggaagtgaaagacctatataacgaaaactacaagactttcctgaaagaaatggatgacaacataaagagatggaaagacattccacacacatggactggaagaataaacatagttaaaatgtccacactacctaaagcaatctacacattcaacgttttcccaatcagaatcccaatgacattctttacagaaatagaacaaagaatcctaaaattcatatggggcaagaaaagaccccaaattgctaaagcaatcctgagaaaaaagaacaaaattgaagccatcccaatccctgacttcaaagcatactacaaagctacagtaatcacaacagcatggtactggtacaaaaacaggtgcacagatcaatggaacagaattgaaagtccagaaataaaaccacacatctatggacagctaatcttcgacaaaagagctgagggcatacagtggaaaaaaagaaagtctcttcaacaaatggtgctgggaaaactggacagccacttgtaaaagaatgaaaattgaccattctttatCACCATTCACaacaataaactcaaaatggaccaaagaccacaaggtaagacctgaaaccttaaggcttgagaagaaaatataggcagtacactctttgacatcagtatcaaaagggtCTTTTCGGAcaccgtgtcttctcagacaagggaaacaatagaaagaataaacaaatgggacttcatcagactaaacagcttcttcaaggcaagggaaaacaggattgaaacaaaaaaacaacccactaattgggaaaaaatatttacaagttatatatccgacaaagggttaatcttcatagtatataaagaactcacacagctcaacaacaaaaaaccaaacaacctgatcaaaaaatgggcaggagacatgaacagacatttctccaaagaagatatacagatggccaatagaaacatgaaaagatgctcatcatcggtgatcatcagggaaatgcaaatcaaagctacactaagatatcaccttacacccattaaaatggcctaaataaccaaaacaaatagtggcaaatgttggagagattatggagaaaaaggaagcctcatacactgctggtgggaatgtaaactggtgcagccactatgcaaaacagtatggagatttctcaaaaaactaaaaattgaactaccatatgacccagccatcccactacttggtatctatccaaagaacttgaaatcagcaattccaaaagtcccatgcacccctatgttcattgaagcattatttacaataaccaagacatggaagcaacctaagtgcccatcaactgatgattggataaagaagacatggcatatatatagaatggaatactactcagccataaaaaagaataaaatcgtcccattcacaacaacatggatggaccttgagggtattatgttaagtcaaataagccagataaagaaagacaaacttTGTATGACTTctctcataggtggaagttaaacatgtagacaaagagaacttattcatggttaccaggggaaagggagggtggcgggtgggcacaaagggtgaagtggtgcacctacaacatgactgacaataatgtacaactgaaatttcacaaggttgtaaactattataatcttaataaaaagtaaaaaaaatcataaacacagcagcaaaaaaaatgaaaaaaattacctATATATTATTAAAGTGATTTTCTACATGACTTGTATTAcaactttcattattttataagcAGTATTATTAAGCATATATCATATTTAGAAAATCCtatgtacacatatgtgtgtattcatttatgtatatattttgattaatttatattaacgtgatagattttatttttatgtttcaatCTCATCTCTGCTTTCAGGACTTACCATCTCCTGGAGTCAAAAGTAAAGTAAGCAGAGTAAGTTCCAAAGAGGAGTGAGAACAGAATACCTGAATTTAATTCCTGTAGCAATGACAGAAATTACCTGAAcatgggaaaagaaggaaaaaagtcagCACTGAAAAATTACTATGCACATTCTCTTATGGTGAGGTCTGTTAGCCAGTACCTCAGCATGAAGATTCTTTTCTGAGTCAGCTCGATGACACTGGACATATATTGCTCTAGGAGGTGATTCAATCAGTGACCATTCTTCATATTCTACTCAAAGGTATCctggtgtgagagagagagagagacagagagacagagagacagagagacagagagagagagagactgtgattatgtttgtatttatgtgtatatgtgagGTCTGATGGTGGGTTGGAGTTGTGCAGCACAGGGCGATTATAGGGGGAAATTCTTCTCCATTGTCAGCAACTCTGTTGTTAGGATTTCTTTCTCAGTTTAATATAAGACTACTAATATCTAATGGACAAAGATCCTGTGCCTGGGACTTATGTGGGCTGGAATTATAAAGAATCAGGAGCCTCTTTCATTGCAGGTTTGTTCCCTTATAGGACTCAGAATGCTGCCTGAAGGATTCTGCATTGTACTCCCAGAGGAGGGTTTGTAAAACGTGCCTCTTTCAAGTTAAAAATCTTTCCGCTTCATCTCAGGAGAGAAGCAAGACACCACCTTAACACAGTGGCCACTTATCTGAAAATCGTCATAAAGGTTTTCTACCTTGTGAGTCCCCTATTTTCCCCagtaattgtattttaaaaactgtggGTGACAGAGGAGACATTTGTGAAAGTGTAAGAGAAGATTCTTAAAGAAAGACATGGGTAGAGAGATAAATAGATACAGTATTTGATAAGATATTATTTTGCATCTAATGGGGgatcctttcatttttttgtcatttaaaaaatatttttaattagttCTCAGCAGAAAGAAAGGTAAAGACTGAAGTAGCCAAGtcagcagttcctcaaaatcTGTCTATGGAAATGGAAGCATAGGTCAGCTTGGAGAGTTGGAGGTGCTCTGCAGTTGAGAGTCAGGGAAAGACGCACAGAACATTATTATCTTCCTCTCTCAGACTTAACATGACATAGTACTGAGGACAAGGGGAAAGAATAAATCTGGCAGCcgttaaatatattcatatagatttaacaaatttatatgaaatttatataatttaatcctTCAAGTAGCTCTGATTTACATGCTATTATGCACCTCATTTTACACGAGGAAATGAAAGTGCAGTCATATGTAACTTGCCCAGAGTGACATAGGTGAAAACTGAATTTGAAAGCTCAGTGTGACTCCTGAGCTTATTTCCTTAACTTCTAAGTTAATGATTAACTCTTACAATGATTAACCCACATACATTTTCCTCTCCATTTTATGAGGTCGCATTTCCCCAGTCATAGATGTTCAAACATTAGAAGTCACTATACACTTCTACCTCATTCTCATTTTATCAACCATCAATCAACATTCAGCTTAGTTTACCTGCCGCTTTAAAGAGAATCCCTCTCTTCACTCTCTCTAATCCACTTGCCTTCGTTAAACCACCATAAGCTCTTACTTTGATGACCACACACTTTCTGTGACTACTGTCTTCTCCTTGTGaatatttatcttccacaaaGCTACCAATTTGAACACAATAccacttaaagaaaaaaacccaattcTTACTCCCTGTCTACAGAATAAAGGTCATCTTCCATGGCTTCTTGTATAGATCTGCATGATTTCCCTGAATTTCCTTTGAAGTCTCATCTCTCACTCCCTGTCTTGTGCCTTAAAAGTCACTTACTAAACTTCACGCAGTTCGCTATGTAGTATTTATTTCCTTTGCAGAGAATCCTATCTACTTAATCTCGctcaattctatttatttttaataatgtgcTCAGGAAGTTTTCTCTGACCATTAAGACCACTCACCTTAGAGAATCCATGctctgtattttctatttatgtCTTTTCACTGGGTTTATCATGTGGCAATTTAGTCCTCTATTTAGTCATTTTCCCCTCATTTTATTGTGAGGTTAAGTATAGAAATTACTTATACCTAGGGATTTTCAGAGGGCAAATAgtccatcaaaattaaataaatatcaatttGATGAGTTAATTCTCACAAAGTCTTGTACAACAAAAAATGAACTATCACTGCTTTTGGATTATTGTTACAGTTTCTTGTGAAAAGAGGGAAATTTTCAAGAATGATTTATTGATTTAGTAGATATTTAGATGGGGGACAAAATAATAATGATCCAAGTGAAAGAAACTTGAAATAAATGTGTCACTCGTTCAGACTCTGGACAATTGAGTGACTCATTGCCATCCTTAGGACTCTGTGCACTGCAGAGCATCAGATTCTCCCACTAAACACtcaaaaagatttcttaaataagtgATGTATTTTGTTATACTTTCTTAttacatgatatattttttaCCTCTGCAAATTACATCCATATGCACATAACATATATTACTAATTCAAGATAAATAATACATCCCAAGGAACGTCTTCAGAGAACCAGCAGCAAAGGtggaatacattttaaaaacaaatgacacGTCAATTATTATCTTTACCCAAAATGAAGTTGAAATATGGAGAAACCCATTACTCTCCAAAAGCAACAGTTAGGCAAAATATAGCCCAAATGTATTCTTCAGCTGTAAGTACATCGAATTCAAATTAATAGGCTACTAAGATTAAATATTTCTAAGACCAATGGGTGCATTCTTTGCATCAATACTCCCCCAAGTTGTCAGATTGTACACCTCTGTCAGTTATATCAATGTTAAcatagaattaaataaaactattttttccccGAGAATCTTTCTAAAAGCTTCCTTGACGTCTTTGTTTCTCAGAGAGTAAATCAGAGGATTCAACATGGGAGTGACTAAGGTGTAACATAAGGAAGCAACCTTACTCAGCTCAGGAAATTTGTCAGGGATGACATACATAAAAATGATAGCGCCATACAGTACACTCACAACTCCTAGGTGAGAGCTGCATGTGGAGAAGGCTTTTTTACGTCCCTCCGTGGAGCGTATCTTTAGCACTGTGGACACAATATACGTATAGGACACAATAATGACAATTATGGTAGGCAAAATGATAATGCtgcataagaaaaaagaaaccattttatGAATGTAGAGATCAGAACAAGAAATCCTCTGAAGTGGACGGTCATCACAGTAAAAGTGGTCAATGGCCCGAGACGCACAAAAAGATAAAGTAAATGTCATGCTGGTCTGAAGAACTGCACTGATGCAGCCACAGAAATAGGAACCAGCCACCAGCTGCATACAGAGACGTGCTGACATCTGAACAGAGTAGAGGAGTGGGTTGCAGATGGCAATGAAGCGGTCATAAGCCATGGCTGCCAGGAGAAATCCCTCAGTCACAATGAAGAGGGCAAATAGAAAGAGCTGGGTCACACATCCTGCAAAGGAGATGGACTTGCTCTCAGACCAGAAGTTGATCATAGCCTTGGGTGCAATAACAGAGGAATAGAAGAGATCAACGAAGGAGAGGTTGCCTAGGAAGAAATACATTGGTGTGTTCAGGCGGGGATCAGTCATGATAATGGCCATCATCCCAACATTCCCTAGGATGATCACGGCATACACAAGGAGAAatagcaggaagaggaggatgtaGAGCTCTGGGCAGACCCTGAAGCCCACGAGAATGAAGTCAGTCACTTCTGAGCAATTGCTTGTTCCCCTGCCACCCATGTTAGAAACCTGCTGAGAGGCAGAAGGCAAATAAGTCAACTCTTAGCTTTGATTCTAGTGACAAATATTCTCTTAAATGTGGAGATAAATTTTTCACAGTTTAATTAAATATTgcatataaaacaattttaaaatcatGAAGAATCAAGAATTTGGATTAGATAGCACCAAGCTCCTGAAATTGTTATTCTCATAAGCcgcaaaatttatttttttattgtatttaaatcATGCTTTTGCTTAGAATTCAGAATGTAGCACACTTTATTGTCTAATTTTACTCACATTATGAATTTTTATCCTTAatgtttataatttaataatgatATTTATCTAAAATAGGAATATTAAATATAATCTAAAATAATGGCATTAGATATAATCTAAAATGGGTTTTACGTATAATGTCTATGATATTGTTTGTGTCTATTATGATAGCCAAGTCAATATTTGAATCATTATATGacagtaataaatatattttaaaacattttacctCAATCTACTTAGTTTTTACTGAAGCCATcttgaaaagagaataaaaatagatgTTGTTGGtatgttaaaattaataacatcaaaaaatcaCTAAGCCCAGACGAAATAAAGCTCTTaagttatttctaaatatatgtcTATTTTCTCATATCAAGGTCATTTCACCATTTAACTGCATGTTCATTGCctcattataaacattttatatccattagtagttttttaatttaaaaatctcataacCTTTTAGCTCTTTtttgaagcacagagaaaagcTGGTGAACATTCCAGTCCTTACACTGCAGGAAATGACTTTCTACCAAAGCTACATCTAGTCCAGGGATCTCACTCTTCAGTCTGGACAAGGAATATACACAAAGCAAAGTTACTTTCAtgaatttttgtatgttttatacatcttaaaataaagataatgggATAATCACGGATATTTAAGGAGCATAGTAACCTTGTGTCATGCAGAATCCCTAATCATTTGGGACACTGTCTGCAGTGGGTGTTTATTATGGCCTTCGTTATTTTTATTCCTGTGAAATCTTTTTTCATGATATTTCAGCATTTAGGTCTAGCTCATCCTCTGTGATGGATTTCCACTGGGAGAGGAGTAATCATAAAGTCAATTACGGAGACTAGAGTGCAGGCTCCAGGGCTGTTGTCCATGAGGACTGTGTTAACCTCAGATACAAACAAATAGTCTAATAATAGTCCAAATACAAGgaaacttttcttctttggtttTATGTATCCTTTGGGAAGTTTCTCTGGACTTTATACTCTTCATTGACAAAGAAAAACTTTCTAGTAATTATTACAGCATACATATTGATAGGCATAGAGAAACAGATTTAAAAGTTTATACTATATTAGAAAAGTTTtagataaatgaatattttaaattctgcaGGAAATTACATTTGctatgattaaaaaagaaaataatttactccAAATTATTGTTTACTGTATTTTCTTGATGCAGACATATTTCATGATGCAATAAATACCCTCTAATTTTACAAACACAAAGTCAAGCAATTGCTTTTGCTAATTCCAAGACTTCTTATATATAAACActaaagagttagaaaatataatgaaagaaatgatagcattcaataaaattattttaaaaatccagtaaaaatatttatgagatgAAGATCTATATTGAAAAATTCTTTAATAACTACTGTGTGACTGAAACACTATAACTAGAGACATAATACTCTATTTAATGAGCCTGATATTATCAGGATGTCATTTTTTGGGTaaatatttctatacattaattgtaatctttttgaaaatccctcttttaattaaaaattatttgtagaattattttgtttgtatagATATCAAAATTATGTGGAACCAGATCTTCCACTTGTTATAATACGGTATTAGTAAAAGTTTTGTCAGTCTAGGAAGAGAAAGCAGTTTGGGCATTTTACACAGGAAATTATTCATTAGGGTGAATCCAGGCcttcaaatttggaaaaactgGAAGAACTTTTGGGTGACACCCTTGTAATGACCCTAAGGGCAATATAGCATCCATTCACAAAGAGAGCTACCATTGGAGGTACGACTCCAAAACACAGCACCATAACAACTCTGATCTAGGGATCAGATACAGAGAATCAAAGATGTCACTACTTCCTCATCCATCAAAGTTGCTTCTCTAGGAAGTTGGAGAGTCAACAACACTGCAGAGAAAGCCCACCAGTTTCTGCAAACTCCTAACTGGTAGAAAAggtcaaaaggaacaaaaagttGATCCCCAAATCACTGTGCCATTCCAAATCCTGTTTGTATGGATCTGATGGGTAGAGCAAAATATGTGTCAAGGACCACAGTAGCAGGAGACATTTCAACTTTCCAACATCTCCAACTAAAAACCACGTTGGGTAGAGCTTGTGTATCTAATCTATAAAATGTACCAGAAtccaacatatttttttctcatcattaaacTCCCCACAATAGCAGTAGCAGAAACAATATGCCACTGTTTATAAATACACAAGAAGCACTCACTGGCATTCACAATAGATGGGACACAAAGAAACCCTCAACAAATTCAAACATTGAAATCTTTCAGTGTATGTTCTTTGATCATGTCAACTTCATatagaaagcaataaaaattagGTAACTAGAAAACTCTATGGGTATGGGCATGAAATATAAAAACTTCCGAGGCTGTCCCGATggatggccgagtggttaaattcacgcgctctgctttgatggtccagggtttcgctggttcggatcccaggcaccgacatggcaccgctaatcaggccatgctgaggccgtgtctcacatagcacaaccagaggcactcacaactagaatatacaactatttactggggctttggggagaggaataaaagaaaaaataaagattaggaacagatgttagctcaggcgtcaatcttaaaaaataaaaaataaaaaaagataaaaacttccTAAAAATCCGTGGataagaaagaaatcaaattaaattatagTAAATTATGATATAAACTTCTAGGGTGCAGAAAAAGAAGTAATTAGAGGGGTATACAACGCCAAACAAATTTGACCCATTGTCCTGTCATTATTTGTGCAAATATTATTCTGTGTatctactttcttcttttaacATCTTCATCAATTTTTGGTGTAGAGCAGTATAgcatttgtatataattttatttactggtcttttgtcttttaatttaataCATGTACTTACTCAAaatcagataaatatttttttttttaaagattgacacctgggctaacaactgttgccaacctttttttttttttcctgcttttatctccccaaccccccccccccacacccccaccccccccacacacaattgtatatcttagttgcacgtccttctagctgtgggatgtgggacgcggcctcaacgtggcctgacgagcagtgtcatgtccgcgcccaggatctgaaccctgggcccccgcagcggagcgcgggaacttaaccactcggccatggagccggcccccagataaatatatttaatgttaaaTTTTGATGTATTATGCTAAAATTTTAGTTAATATAAACCTGTTTTTCTGTATAGTGTGGACTGAGGTCCTTACTCAGGTTCTTTTTTATCAGTCAATATTTCtaacatttaaaatgtcatcCTTTCACGGGAAGTGTTTGCACAACTCTTTCTTCTCTACTCTgagcttcttcctcttttcctcatttATAGTACAATTTCTTTcagataaaaaggaaatggagaagaaaagaaagattaaaaaaatgagaagaaatgaaagttttgccctactttctctgcttttctttggtttcttcaCATACGTGAATACTAAATAAGAATCCAGGAAACTAACTAGTCAAATGTATTAGCGGGAGTGAATCATTTGTTTTACTAATGTATACATGTGGTGTGTCACTATTCCGACACTTAACCACAAGGGTCAGACCAGaaagttctttcatttttcttcctctctcacatGGGCTGTATACAACCTCAGTGTGgcagggttttctttttcttaactgatGTTGATAATTGTGTTTAGACAGAAGTGAAGTACTTCCAAGACCTCGTGACTTCCGGAAATGCTCTAGTTCAATTTGACACCAATTTTGGCTAATGAAAATAAAGTGATACTTTGTTTCCAATTTGCTCCCCTTACTTCAGGCAAATAAGTCCTACAGATAATTCTTGA
This genomic interval carries:
- the OR9K2O gene encoding olfactory receptor 9K2 codes for the protein MGGRGTSNCSEVTDFILVGFRVCPELYILLFLLFLLVYAVIILGNVGMMAIIMTDPRLNTPMYFFLGNLSFVDLFYSSVIAPKAMINFWSESKSISFAGCVTQLFLFALFIVTEGFLLAAMAYDRFIAICNPLLYSVQMSARLCMQLVAGSYFCGCISAVLQTSMTFTLSFCASRAIDHFYCDDRPLQRISCSDLYIHKMVSFFLCSIIILPTIIVIIVSYTYIVSTVLKIRSTEGRKKAFSTCSSHLGVVSVLYGAIIFMYVIPDKFPELSKVASLCYTLVTPMLNPLIYSLRNKDVKEAFRKILGEKIVLFNSMLTLI